In Shewanella aestuarii, a genomic segment contains:
- a CDS encoding PRTRC system ThiF family protein gives MDFYLPESLLNKPINIALIGAGGSGSQIATELFQMDSLLRSLSNGVVYLNLTIYDGDKVSLFNVGRQGFYLGDVGNFKAEVLTNRFNMFGQTQWQCRKEYFNPKNVASLANFDFLITAVDKAKFRVDLGEAFEAVKNTKSNLLWIDVGNGRNDGQLVLGHAFSAKNGQLKLPNIYDLYGSMLKNIDESAEDEPSCSTQQALEKQDFGVNRAVSAQATQLIWQLLRYGKISHHGSFIDVLLGTVQPLKIDPNQWAIYGYQTTPMES, from the coding sequence ATGGACTTCTATCTACCTGAATCATTGCTAAACAAACCAATAAACATTGCATTAATAGGCGCTGGCGGCAGCGGTTCACAAATCGCAACAGAGCTATTTCAAATGGACTCACTATTACGCAGCTTATCCAATGGTGTCGTTTACCTTAATCTCACCATTTATGACGGTGATAAAGTCAGCCTCTTTAACGTAGGCAGACAGGGGTTCTACCTTGGTGATGTGGGTAACTTCAAAGCCGAAGTGTTAACCAATCGGTTTAATATGTTTGGTCAAACACAATGGCAATGTCGCAAAGAGTATTTTAATCCCAAAAACGTTGCATCTTTAGCAAATTTCGACTTCCTGATCACAGCGGTTGATAAGGCTAAGTTCAGAGTTGATCTTGGTGAAGCCTTTGAAGCGGTGAAGAATACTAAATCAAATTTATTGTGGATAGACGTCGGTAATGGCCGCAATGACGGCCAATTAGTGTTAGGCCACGCCTTTTCAGCCAAAAACGGTCAACTTAAACTACCTAATATTTACGATTTATACGGCTCAATGTTGAAAAATATTGATGAATCAGCAGAAGATGAACCATCTTGCAGCACACAACAAGCACTCGAAAAACAAGATTTCGGTGTCAATAGGGCGGTTTCAGCACAAGCCACTCAGTTAATATGGCAACTATTACGCTATGGCAAAATTTCGCATCATGGTAGCTTTATTGATGTATTGCTTGGAACGGTGCAACCCTTAAAAATAGATCCTAACCAATGGGCTATTTATGGTTATCAAACAACCCCAATGGAGTCTTAA
- a CDS encoding replication initiation protein, producing the protein MSEDSFNEEIDKYLDELDQYKTNTMLSDSNQSKATLVEFPLNSTLPKQYKKSHLAIFSIHDQSPHEINLFTIMASKMQAEHWDNGKTPKYEFQASELSTWLDIESRYIGSTLKGPAERLASRHVGFANPEDDGDFSFVPLFSKLEYKKRVLTMIPNPELKNFMLDYSGGYGLINTFSSLKLTGKYSKRIYDFLSRFKSNGTILRPMKLDTLRRYFSVIDRGGNYTAGNTSLQKPAVFISRCIEPAIKEIANTFENEIFFFKGEAGHLGYTPIKEGNKCVGIKFHYQWIENKAKMDDATARKTISELEQQRLVKNIPLTIPQLELLSQAYLKLGQRDTAIELMKAVQDKILAEDDKERKIETIDENQSLLEKIAKLKEINPASKY; encoded by the coding sequence ATGTCAGAAGATTCATTCAATGAAGAAATAGATAAGTACCTGGATGAGCTGGACCAGTATAAAACCAATACTATGTTAAGTGACAGTAATCAAAGTAAAGCTACGTTGGTTGAATTCCCGCTAAACTCTACGTTGCCCAAACAATACAAAAAGTCTCATCTAGCCATTTTTTCAATTCATGATCAATCACCACATGAAATTAATCTATTCACGATAATGGCTTCTAAGATGCAGGCAGAGCATTGGGATAATGGGAAGACGCCAAAGTATGAATTCCAAGCATCAGAGCTATCAACATGGTTAGACATTGAATCGAGGTATATTGGTAGCACGTTGAAAGGCCCGGCAGAAAGACTAGCATCGAGACATGTTGGTTTTGCAAATCCGGAAGATGATGGAGATTTTTCTTTTGTACCCCTTTTTTCAAAGTTGGAGTACAAAAAGAGAGTGCTTACAATGATCCCTAACCCTGAACTGAAGAATTTTATGCTCGATTATTCAGGTGGTTATGGATTAATTAATACTTTTTCGTCGCTCAAGTTGACGGGTAAATATTCAAAGCGGATATACGATTTTCTATCAAGATTTAAATCAAATGGTACAATTTTAAGGCCGATGAAACTTGATACATTACGCCGTTACTTCTCAGTCATTGATAGAGGTGGCAATTACACAGCTGGCAATACATCCCTACAGAAGCCTGCAGTATTTATCTCTCGATGTATAGAACCTGCAATAAAAGAAATTGCAAACACTTTTGAGAATGAAATATTTTTCTTTAAGGGTGAGGCAGGCCACCTTGGATATACGCCAATCAAAGAAGGCAATAAATGTGTTGGTATTAAGTTCCATTACCAATGGATCGAAAACAAAGCAAAAATGGATGATGCAACGGCTAGGAAGACCATTTCTGAACTAGAACAACAAAGATTAGTTAAAAATATACCTCTCACCATTCCCCAACTTGAATTGCTGTCGCAAGCCTACTTAAAATTAGGGCAAAGGGATACAGCTATTGAATTGATGAAAGCTGTACAAGACAAAATTCTTGCCGAAGATGATAAGGAAAGAAAAATCGAGACCATTGATGAGAATCAAAGCTTACTGGAAAAAATTGCTAAGTTAAAAGAAATAAATCCTGCTAGTAAATACTAA
- the iscB gene encoding RNA-guided endonuclease IscB — translation MHVYVINQHNKPLMPCQPVIARLLIKQGKAKVKTRTPFTIKLLMETDEYTQPVIAGMDTGSKIIGCAVTANGKVIYQSEVQLRNDVSKKMQQRAMYRRTRRNRKTRYRPARWLNRSSMRKVGRLAPSIKSKVDSHLREKRQVEAILPVTTWKVEIASFDIHKITNPDVTGVKYQQGVQKDYYNVKAFVLSRDSHQCQSKRKGKHSDKLHVHHIVFRSQGGTDTPSNLITLCEKCHNDLHAGKFELKTGKSKTKHATEIGIIKSQLSKRWDFEATHGYETKFKREQVLALPKTHYYDAVAICLEDGELVSLNDMVLHKRHVSKGDYQLTKGKRSEKRIPVGKLFGFKKHDFIKTSQGIGFIKGKRSTGYFALETITGDKVHASANIKNQTVRLSARTTTLKQFMEAAIPPCALAQGGIAEY, via the coding sequence ATGCACGTTTATGTTATTAATCAACACAATAAACCGCTAATGCCTTGCCAACCAGTTATCGCAAGATTACTGATCAAGCAAGGTAAAGCAAAGGTAAAAACACGCACTCCGTTTACCATTAAGCTCTTAATGGAAACAGATGAGTACACGCAACCTGTTATTGCAGGCATGGATACTGGCTCAAAAATCATTGGTTGTGCTGTAACCGCTAACGGTAAGGTCATTTACCAAAGCGAAGTGCAGTTACGCAACGATGTAAGCAAGAAAATGCAACAGCGAGCCATGTACCGCAGAACAAGACGAAACCGAAAAACACGTTATCGTCCTGCCAGATGGCTAAACCGATCATCAATGCGTAAAGTTGGGCGATTAGCGCCATCTATAAAAAGTAAAGTAGATTCACATTTACGAGAGAAGCGTCAGGTAGAAGCCATTTTGCCTGTCACAACTTGGAAAGTGGAAATTGCCAGTTTTGATATTCATAAAATAACGAACCCTGATGTAACAGGAGTTAAGTATCAGCAAGGCGTACAAAAGGATTACTACAACGTAAAAGCCTTTGTATTAAGTCGTGATAGCCATCAGTGTCAAAGCAAACGTAAAGGCAAGCACAGCGATAAATTACATGTGCATCACATTGTCTTTCGCTCCCAAGGTGGAACAGATACACCGAGTAACTTAATTACGTTATGTGAGAAATGTCATAACGACTTACACGCAGGTAAGTTCGAACTAAAAACAGGCAAAAGCAAGACCAAGCACGCAACTGAAATTGGCATTATCAAAAGCCAATTATCAAAGCGTTGGGATTTTGAAGCTACGCATGGCTATGAGACAAAATTCAAGCGTGAGCAAGTCTTAGCGCTACCAAAAACGCATTACTATGATGCGGTAGCGATTTGCTTAGAAGATGGCGAATTGGTCAGCTTAAACGATATGGTATTGCACAAACGCCATGTGTCAAAAGGTGATTATCAACTCACTAAAGGTAAACGCTCAGAAAAGCGTATCCCAGTTGGTAAGCTCTTTGGATTCAAGAAACACGATTTTATAAAAACATCACAAGGAATAGGATTTATCAAAGGTAAAAGAAGCACAGGCTACTTTGCTTTAGAAACGATTACCGGCGATAAAGTCCATGCCAGTGCAAATATTAAAAACCAAACGGTTCGCCTTTCTGCTCGAACCACAACCTTAAAACAATTTATGGAGGCGGCAATTCCTCCCTGTGCTTTAGCACAGGGAGGAATTGCCGAATATTGA
- a CDS encoding BRCT domain-containing protein, producing MKKLLKTKIANLTDNQLSELMTYLNEQYRKGTPLISDAAFDFIYLPALAKRVPQHPLVTKVQPEPQMGTKGRVTHVHPMLSTNKAYLDSELADFTNRCQQAAIALKQPELTYRITAKLDGLAAKYDAEHQTVVTRGDGHQGFEVGRLLELGLKVIGNGSGVGEIVIEQNYFDANLSTKYKHSRNFVAGIVNADNINEDGLRALADGAIHLVLFKDMFGLTVKANQIESNMIQLATLASQDCAYNCDGTVIEVINPIVKDAMGSNDRHHNWQLAFKQQGETALFNVLGIEWAVGRNKITPVIEVEPQLLSGAVISRVTAHHAGNVKALSLGKGAVIELVRSGFVIPKIEKCIQKGVVDIPTHCPCCHSPVQWANDFILCVNDECTERKVSSICYHFELIGADLFGRKTVQKLVLGGLDSIISIYQATQSMFEHCGLGAGQAANLITELNRIRETPVDDFKVLASLGIKSLGRGSSKRLLAVKPLAEVTTLSVADITALENFGDTTALIIEKNLGHKANLIQFLINQLNIKNTKSVTPKTGALVGLKLVFTGKMTSNRDSMKSLAETNGADVQSSVRKDTTYLVAGLNVGATKINAAQAKGVSVISEQDFYALIA from the coding sequence ATGAAAAAACTTCTTAAAACAAAAATTGCGAATTTGACTGACAATCAATTGTCCGAACTAATGACATACTTAAACGAGCAATACCGCAAAGGTACACCACTTATTTCTGATGCTGCATTTGATTTTATATATTTGCCAGCTTTAGCTAAACGTGTACCTCAACATCCATTGGTAACAAAAGTTCAGCCAGAGCCTCAAATGGGTACAAAAGGGCGTGTAACCCATGTTCACCCGATGTTATCAACTAATAAAGCATATCTCGATAGCGAGTTAGCCGACTTCACAAACCGTTGTCAGCAAGCGGCTATTGCCCTTAAACAACCTGAACTCACTTATCGAATTACTGCAAAACTGGATGGATTGGCTGCTAAATACGATGCCGAACATCAAACCGTTGTAACCCGTGGGGATGGACATCAAGGCTTTGAAGTAGGGCGGTTACTTGAACTTGGTTTAAAAGTGATCGGCAATGGCTCAGGCGTAGGCGAAATTGTTATTGAACAAAACTATTTTGATGCCAATTTATCGACAAAATATAAACACAGTCGTAATTTTGTAGCGGGTATCGTTAATGCAGACAACATCAATGAGGACGGACTAAGAGCTTTGGCCGATGGTGCTATTCATTTAGTATTATTCAAGGATATGTTTGGTCTGACCGTGAAGGCCAATCAAATTGAATCAAACATGATACAACTTGCCACGTTAGCAAGTCAGGATTGTGCTTATAATTGTGACGGTACAGTAATCGAAGTGATTAACCCAATTGTTAAAGATGCAATGGGTTCCAATGATCGTCATCACAATTGGCAATTAGCCTTCAAGCAACAAGGCGAAACAGCATTATTCAATGTGTTAGGAATAGAATGGGCAGTTGGCCGTAATAAGATCACCCCCGTTATTGAAGTCGAACCGCAACTGCTATCTGGCGCAGTGATAAGCAGAGTAACCGCCCATCACGCTGGTAATGTCAAAGCATTATCACTCGGCAAAGGTGCTGTTATTGAGTTGGTTAGAAGTGGATTTGTGATCCCCAAAATCGAGAAGTGTATTCAAAAAGGCGTTGTAGATATTCCTACTCATTGCCCTTGTTGTCATTCGCCTGTCCAATGGGCTAACGACTTCATTCTTTGTGTTAATGATGAATGCACAGAACGTAAAGTATCAAGTATTTGCTACCACTTTGAATTAATTGGTGCTGATCTCTTTGGACGTAAAACTGTTCAAAAATTAGTGCTCGGTGGATTGGACTCGATTATTTCCATTTATCAAGCTACACAATCTATGTTTGAACATTGTGGTTTAGGGGCAGGGCAAGCAGCTAATCTCATTACTGAGCTAAATCGAATCAGAGAAACCCCAGTTGATGATTTCAAAGTCTTGGCTTCATTAGGGATTAAATCGCTTGGTAGAGGCTCTAGCAAACGATTGTTAGCCGTAAAACCCCTCGCTGAAGTCACAACACTTTCTGTTGCAGATATAACAGCCCTTGAAAATTTTGGTGATACAACGGCACTTATCATCGAAAAAAATCTTGGTCATAAAGCTAATTTAATTCAGTTTTTAATTAATCAACTCAACATTAAGAATACCAAATCAGTTACTCCTAAAACTGGTGCTTTAGTCGGTTTGAAATTAGTGTTTACAGGCAAAATGACTTCTAATCGAGACTCAATGAAATCCCTAGCCGAAACCAATGGCGCTGATGTGCAATCGTCTGTCAGAAAGGACACGACTTATTTAGTCGCGGGACTCAATGTAGGAGCCACAAAAATCAACGCGGCACAAGCAAAAGGGGTATCAGTAATAAGTGAGCAAGATTTTTACGCTCTAATAGCGTAA
- a CDS encoding TraC family protein produces the protein MGIFSSYFQKLKKLTAYEQTEQLFGFAAYQDGYYLIEGGGMAVVFCCQPTPGCNEELKNTYDAIFNKEYPADTCIQTQLVAIPDISYFSQCYETTRGNRMMGNDNELTTSMAEELINDLEGKVFKDMHNGSRLRDFEYWFTIRIPTAELIPTDKELKRFREIILDIQESLTGVNHHPRMLEPAALLWRLQSLFNSSKDAIWRDMNAKPNASLSFNEQIIEKGNTLHFTPNGVVTGKPKSLDAAGDLEFEADNQTHIKILSLESMPSEIAYGQMYDMIGDWRNGTFAHGDPFMISTLMHYPEQSKAKSDLSSGRKWLLGQAKGKVLEYFQGLAQQKQDYDQMWKEVDENGAQIVNSGTHIIVFSSTELGSDRSIAKMKRYFDSKRITFARESVLTGPLLLQNIPCMMDSGYANFSRHSIYSSEAMVFLTPHMSSWKGNTNLPIVPLVTRSGQVFFWDLFKTDGGFNFLLSAATGSGKSVLMNYIINCYLNSGVKTGGSLKRKSHEKNYEIEEYNDGAQVFLFDSGRSYQNLAEMFEDSQFICFDETFKYSLNPFSTVTNWSGEDAQGPQIATMLKAMAAPKDGLTEVQRAEMMTLLTDMWNELGQKSTITEFVNRCNAHEESYMRDLGKQLKIFAEGGVYGHFFTDTKPSVDYNGRLIVIETEDLETDLHLQLVVILGMITQIQQKIFQGGTSRKSLFLLEEAWQWLTASTEGDKAALVGFVGEFLQSAFRKFRKTRSSGGVITQSLLDCTLNPVGKSILANTDWKIFLGQDPSTVDTIKNTKAFTASDHQFEQMKSVKTVKGSYSEMMIFLRGMSEICRLELEPETLMIFSTDPDDRELMKKYRGLGHGVKEAARLSVLEKRGL, from the coding sequence ATGGGTATTTTTTCAAGTTATTTTCAGAAGCTTAAAAAGCTTACGGCCTATGAACAAACCGAGCAGCTTTTCGGCTTTGCAGCATATCAAGATGGTTACTACCTAATCGAAGGTGGTGGCATGGCAGTGGTCTTCTGCTGTCAACCAACGCCCGGATGTAATGAAGAATTAAAAAATACCTATGATGCCATTTTTAACAAAGAGTACCCTGCTGACACTTGTATACAAACACAGTTAGTCGCGATACCGGATATTAGTTATTTCAGTCAATGTTATGAAACTACACGCGGCAATCGCATGATGGGTAATGACAATGAATTAACGACTTCAATGGCTGAAGAGCTAATTAATGATTTAGAAGGCAAAGTATTCAAAGATATGCACAATGGGTCGCGCCTGCGTGATTTCGAATATTGGTTTACGATTAGAATCCCAACTGCAGAACTCATTCCAACTGACAAAGAACTCAAACGATTTAGAGAGATAATACTGGATATACAAGAATCTCTAACGGGTGTTAATCATCATCCTAGAATGCTTGAGCCTGCCGCATTACTATGGCGTTTACAAAGTTTGTTTAACTCATCTAAAGATGCTATTTGGCGTGATATGAATGCCAAACCGAATGCCTCTTTGTCATTCAATGAACAAATTATCGAGAAAGGAAACACGCTTCATTTTACCCCAAATGGGGTGGTTACCGGTAAACCCAAATCGTTGGATGCTGCGGGAGATTTGGAATTTGAAGCAGATAATCAAACACACATAAAAATTCTATCTCTTGAGTCAATGCCATCAGAAATTGCTTATGGTCAAATGTACGACATGATAGGCGATTGGCGAAACGGCACGTTTGCGCATGGCGATCCATTTATGATATCAACCTTAATGCACTACCCTGAGCAGAGTAAGGCTAAAAGTGATTTATCATCTGGTCGAAAATGGTTACTCGGACAGGCGAAAGGCAAGGTTTTAGAATATTTCCAAGGTCTTGCGCAGCAAAAGCAAGATTATGATCAAATGTGGAAGGAAGTCGATGAAAACGGTGCACAGATAGTTAACTCAGGTACCCATATCATTGTTTTTTCATCTACTGAACTTGGTAGTGATCGCAGTATCGCCAAGATGAAGCGCTATTTTGATAGTAAGAGAATTACATTCGCCAGAGAATCGGTATTAACCGGTCCACTTTTACTGCAAAACATACCATGCATGATGGACAGTGGTTACGCCAATTTTAGTCGCCACTCGATCTATTCATCCGAGGCAATGGTATTTCTAACACCACATATGTCTAGCTGGAAAGGTAACACAAACTTGCCCATTGTTCCTTTGGTGACTCGCTCAGGACAAGTGTTCTTTTGGGATTTATTTAAAACTGATGGTGGTTTTAACTTCTTACTATCCGCAGCAACCGGTTCAGGTAAATCAGTGTTGATGAACTACATCATTAACTGCTATTTGAACAGTGGAGTGAAAACAGGCGGTTCACTAAAACGTAAATCACACGAAAAAAATTATGAAATAGAAGAATACAATGATGGTGCTCAAGTATTTCTATTCGACTCAGGACGTTCATATCAGAATTTAGCTGAAATGTTCGAAGACAGTCAGTTTATTTGTTTTGATGAAACCTTTAAATATTCCCTCAATCCATTTTCAACGGTAACAAATTGGTCAGGTGAAGATGCGCAAGGTCCACAGATTGCCACAATGCTAAAGGCAATGGCCGCACCTAAAGATGGACTGACAGAGGTTCAGCGTGCAGAAATGATGACGTTGTTAACGGATATGTGGAATGAATTAGGCCAGAAGTCAACAATCACTGAGTTCGTTAATCGTTGTAACGCCCATGAAGAATCATACATGCGCGACTTGGGTAAGCAATTAAAGATCTTTGCAGAAGGTGGTGTTTATGGTCATTTCTTTACCGATACAAAGCCTTCTGTTGATTATAATGGTCGATTGATTGTTATCGAAACAGAAGATTTAGAGACTGATTTACATTTACAGTTAGTGGTTATCTTAGGAATGATCACGCAAATTCAGCAAAAGATTTTCCAAGGTGGCACATCCAGAAAAAGCTTATTCTTGCTCGAAGAGGCTTGGCAATGGCTTACAGCATCGACTGAAGGTGACAAGGCAGCTCTTGTAGGTTTTGTTGGTGAGTTTCTACAATCCGCTTTCCGTAAATTTCGTAAAACACGTTCAAGCGGTGGAGTTATTACGCAATCACTTCTCGACTGCACACTTAACCCTGTGGGCAAGTCCATCTTAGCCAACACGGATTGGAAAATCTTCTTGGGTCAAGATCCATCCACTGTTGATACCATCAAAAATACTAAGGCATTCACAGCCTCAGATCATCAATTCGAACAAATGAAATCGGTCAAAACTGTCAAAGGCAGTTATTCAGAGATGATGATATTTTTGCGTGGTATGTCTGAAATATGTCGTTTAGAACTGGAACCTGAAACACTGATGATTTTCTCTACTGATCCAGACGACCGAGAGTTGATGAAAAAGTATCGTGGCTTAGGGCATGGAGTCAAGGAAGCTGCGAGGTTGTCAGTCTTAGAGAAAAGAGGATTGTAG
- the iscB gene encoding RNA-guided endonuclease IscB, which yields MFVFVLNKNGKPLMPCKPQKARVLLRRGDAKVIKRTPFTIKLVGGSSGYKQPLVAGMDTGSKAIGCAVIGLGQVIYQSQVALRQDVSKKMEQRAMYRRNRRGRKCRYRPARWSNRASMRATGRLAPSLKSKLDSHLRERNFVESILPINEWKVETASFDIHKLTKPDVSGAGYQNGVQKGFYNVKAYVLHRDGYKCQSGRKGKHSNKLHVHHIQFRSNGGTDTPTNLTTLCETCHADLHANKFELKAKKSRTKHATEIGVIKSRLKKEWQFAETFGYETKFKREQVLRLPKEHYYDAVAICLEDGELVEPASSVYFKRHVAKGDYQQTKGARSEKRIPVGKLFGLKKHDFISTPQGSGFVKGKRSTGYFALETITGEKVHASANVKKNTIRVTARTTTLTQKMESASNSSSH from the coding sequence ATGTTCGTGTTTGTACTGAACAAAAATGGTAAGCCATTAATGCCATGTAAACCACAAAAAGCGAGAGTTTTACTCAGGCGTGGTGATGCAAAGGTTATCAAAAGAACCCCCTTTACCATCAAACTTGTTGGTGGTAGTTCAGGCTACAAGCAACCCCTTGTTGCTGGCATGGACACTGGTAGCAAAGCTATCGGGTGTGCCGTTATTGGTCTTGGTCAAGTAATTTATCAAAGCCAAGTTGCATTAAGACAAGACGTATCCAAGAAGATGGAACAGCGAGCTATGTATCGTCGTAATCGGCGTGGACGTAAATGTCGCTATCGCCCTGCTCGTTGGTCTAATAGAGCTTCAATGCGAGCCACTGGGCGTCTAGCGCCTAGCTTAAAATCAAAGTTAGATTCACATTTACGTGAGCGTAATTTTGTAGAATCAATCTTACCAATCAATGAGTGGAAGGTGGAAACGGCAAGTTTTGATATTCATAAGCTCACGAAACCTGACGTTTCTGGTGCGGGGTATCAGAATGGCGTACAGAAAGGCTTTTATAATGTAAAAGCCTATGTGCTACATCGAGATGGGTACAAGTGTCAATCTGGGCGCAAAGGTAAACATAGCAACAAATTGCATGTTCACCACATTCAGTTTCGTTCTAACGGTGGCACTGATACACCAACAAACTTAACCACGTTATGTGAAACTTGTCATGCTGATTTACATGCCAACAAATTCGAATTAAAAGCGAAAAAATCCCGCACTAAACATGCCACGGAGATTGGAGTAATTAAGTCTAGATTAAAGAAAGAATGGCAATTCGCGGAAACCTTTGGCTACGAAACGAAATTTAAGCGTGAGCAGGTCTTGAGGCTTCCGAAAGAGCATTATTACGATGCTGTTGCAATCTGCTTGGAAGACGGAGAGTTAGTTGAGCCAGCATCAAGCGTCTACTTTAAACGCCATGTAGCTAAAGGCGATTATCAACAGACCAAAGGTGCAAGATCTGAAAAGCGCATACCCGTAGGCAAACTGTTTGGTCTTAAAAAACATGACTTTATCTCAACACCGCAAGGTAGTGGGTTTGTAAAAGGTAAGCGAAGCACAGGGTATTTTGCGCTTGAGACAATCACTGGCGAGAAAGTTCATGCTAGTGCTAACGTTAAAAAGAACACTATTCGAGTCACAGCTCGAACAACAACATTAACTCAAAAAATGGAGAGTGCAAGCAATTCCTCTTCCCACTAA
- a CDS encoding phosphoadenosine phosphosulfate reductase family protein yields the protein MEQLALDWLSYTAEEPNVPFPKKSISNVVHIVINDKWHQVWETLKTNEDLNYIEDGQTNSLSQLILTATQAIYDAIVDQYTVFIGWSSGKDSSTVLMLFLMALMRAKREGHDISPHHCLQHTDTLVESPTVHQHAMDCLEDLEIFIEKHQLPLSILIAKPELTQSFTGRILTGRGLPTFAGSSRQCSIDLKVKPAQKAKKAYLKGIDKKWADKTLLLLGSRDDEGAIRASNIAKYSGDAITPNSVSKTESELYPIKHWSSGNVWEFLLSCGDDDAKYPLPNYRRDSTDTANIYKDATGECVFSGKNALKSKSCGSRFGCWSCQVSGGDDKSASNLINSNDKYAYLKPLHRIQQLLAKTRYDWSIRHPVGRTIYLNEKGEGKIKIQPDVYSPAFLEKLLRACVSADVAEEKRAHEHRKNFENGKLEDNAFNRRMIFPQFKIINEQRLVHIDFMWAFHGFNANPFRALEIYHEVINEGKLDLLAEVDDMDYVARTPIPKTKYLSVDTWADGSLLDGLSDPFTDLVYFDAEEMPDEIVGRIINTKQGPRRVTSILEDDKLTVDEDAAEFIVNTEYPNYLRDKKDTYNPSYAFQYFLRFGAVQLCKGKQALYHTMAQRGQCYRRMGLNGQLTMDEIINNNNFIITDSL from the coding sequence ATGGAACAACTAGCATTAGATTGGTTAAGCTATACAGCCGAAGAACCGAATGTACCCTTTCCCAAAAAATCAATAAGCAACGTTGTGCATATTGTGATTAACGACAAATGGCACCAGGTATGGGAAACGTTAAAAACCAATGAAGATTTAAACTACATTGAAGATGGTCAAACAAACTCGTTAAGTCAGTTAATTCTTACTGCTACACAAGCAATTTATGACGCCATTGTTGATCAATATACAGTGTTTATTGGTTGGTCATCGGGTAAAGATAGTTCTACGGTATTGATGCTGTTTTTGATGGCACTTATGCGCGCAAAAAGAGAAGGGCATGACATATCACCTCATCATTGTCTGCAGCACACTGACACGCTTGTTGAATCGCCTACCGTACATCAACATGCGATGGATTGCCTTGAAGATTTGGAAATTTTTATTGAAAAGCATCAATTACCTTTAAGTATATTAATCGCTAAACCTGAACTAACTCAATCTTTTACAGGTAGGATTTTAACCGGAAGGGGACTGCCAACTTTTGCCGGTTCTTCAAGACAATGTTCTATTGATCTAAAAGTTAAACCAGCTCAAAAAGCCAAAAAAGCGTACTTGAAGGGCATCGATAAAAAGTGGGCTGATAAAACATTATTACTGTTAGGCTCGCGTGATGATGAGGGTGCTATTAGAGCAAGCAATATTGCTAAATATTCTGGAGACGCTATTACTCCTAACTCAGTATCAAAAACAGAGTCAGAATTATATCCTATCAAGCATTGGAGCTCGGGTAATGTTTGGGAATTCCTATTGTCATGTGGTGACGATGATGCAAAATATCCATTACCTAACTATCGCAGAGATTCGACTGACACTGCAAACATCTATAAAGATGCAACAGGTGAGTGCGTATTTTCTGGAAAAAATGCATTAAAATCCAAAAGTTGTGGATCAAGGTTCGGATGCTGGTCATGCCAAGTATCTGGTGGAGACGATAAATCAGCATCTAATCTTATTAATTCAAACGATAAATATGCTTACCTAAAACCGCTTCATCGTATCCAACAACTGCTTGCTAAAACTCGTTACGACTGGTCAATTAGGCATCCAGTAGGACGCACTATATATCTTAATGAAAAAGGCGAGGGGAAAATAAAAATACAACCAGATGTGTACAGTCCTGCATTCCTAGAAAAGCTACTTAGAGCCTGTGTATCAGCTGATGTTGCAGAAGAAAAACGAGCCCATGAACATAGAAAAAATTTTGAAAATGGCAAATTGGAAGATAACGCCTTTAATCGACGCATGATTTTTCCTCAGTTTAAGATCATCAATGAACAACGATTAGTTCATATTGACTTTATGTGGGCATTTCACGGATTTAACGCTAACCCATTTAGAGCACTCGAAATTTATCATGAGGTCATTAATGAAGGTAAACTTGACTTACTAGCAGAGGTTGATGATATGGATTATGTCGCCAGAACTCCAATCCCTAAAACCAAATATCTATCAGTTGATACTTGGGCTGATGGTTCCTTGCTTGATGGCCTTAGTGACCCATTTACCGATCTAGTTTATTTTGATGCAGAAGAAATGCCTGATGAAATTGTTGGACGCATAATTAATACCAAGCAAGGGCCAAGGCGTGTCACATCAATTTTAGAAGATGATAAGCTCACTGTTGATGAAGATGCTGCCGAATTTATTGTGAACACTGAATACCCAAATTACCTGCGTGATAAAAAAGACACATATAATCCTAGTTATGCCTTTCAGTATTTTCTCAGGTTCGGCGCTGTTCAGCTCTGTAAGGGAAAACAAGCACTTTATCATACCATGGCTCAAAGAGGTCAGTGTTATCGCCGTATGGGGCTTAATGGGCAGCTTACGATGGATGAAATTATTAATAATAACAACTTCATCATTACAGACAGTTTATAG